The Chitinivorax sp. PXF-14 nucleotide sequence CCGCCGACACGTTCGAGGCGCGCCTGGCAGTCGATGCAATAGCGGCAGCCCGGCACCGCATCGCGGCGTTGTTGCGGTATCTCGGCACCACAATCCGACGCCGTGCAGAATTCAGCCGATGTTCCGGCAGGCAGTTGCGCGCGCACGGTCTGGATGTTGGCATCCAGCGCTTGTTGCTCGCGCTCGACAGCCAGGTCGACCTCGTTGTTACTGAACACTCCATCCTCCTCGATCTCGATACGAGCGCTGCCGTCACACGGGTCGAACGGGACGAT carries:
- a CDS encoding TraR/DksA C4-type zinc finger protein, whose protein sequence is MKRWVLIVPFDPCDGSARIEIEEDGVFSNNEVDLAVEREQQALDANIQTVRAQLPAGTSAEFCTASDCGAEIPQQRRDAVPGCRYCIDCQARLERVGGMNARRHA